Genomic DNA from Haloarcula marina:
CGCCGAGGGCTTCGAGAACCCGTTCGGCGGGAGCGGCGGATTCAGCCTCCAGTACCCGCACCTGTACGTCCACGACCCCGAGGGGAGCGGCGGCGCGACGGCGAGTTCCGGCGGCCGGAACGTCACCTTCGAGAGGCCGTTCCACTACCGAATCGCGGCCGACGGCTTCCGCGGCGGCGAAGTCGTCGACGGGGGCGGAACCGAACTGAGCGGTGACGTGAGCGCCACGGCCCACGAGTCCTTCGAAGGTATCGTCGTCGACGCGCCGAAGTCGCCCATCGGCGACATCTCGGAGATGGACGTGGCGCCGCTCCTGTTCGGCGAGGACAGCGGCGGCATCCGAGGCGTGGCCGCCAGCAGCGGCGAGTACACCTTCGGCGGCGGGAGCGACGGCGACACCGACCCGCACGTCGTCGACATGGTGACGCCCGGCGACACCGACCAGTCGGCGGCGCTGTCCTACGACAGCAGGACGCGGGCGACGATACCGTACGTCGCCGTCGACGAGACGGACCCCGTCGTGGCCGCCGTCGCTGGCGACGACGGCGAGATGTCGCTCGCGGACATCGCGGAGGCCCGCGAACACTGGGAATCCGGCGAACCGCTGAACGGCCAGCGAATCGACTATCGGACGCTTCGCCGCCTGTTGGAGGAGCGCTGAATGGTCGAGCACAGCGGAGTCGCGGTCTTCGTCCTCGCCGTCGCGGTCCTCCTCGTCACCGCGCCGCTGGCCGCCGGGACCGGTGCCGCCGGATGGAGCAGTTTCGCGGGCGACGACCAGAACACCGGCACGGCCGCCGGACTGGGAACGCTCGGGGAGACGACCGTCAGCTGGCAGGACTCGCCCGGCGGCGACGTGGTCGGGAGCGCCGTGATACACAAGGGAGAGGCCATCGTCGCCAGCGGGTCCACCGTCGTCGCCAACTCCCTTGACGACGGGACCCGGCAGTGGTCCGCCGACGCGGGCGGGCAGGTGTACGGGTCGCTCGCAGTCGCCCACGGCGTCGTGTTCGCCACGACGGCGGACGGCGTGACGGCGTTCGACGCGACCGACGGGAGCCAGCGGTGGACCCGCTCGCTGTCCGGCGACGTGTTCGGCTCGCCGACTACTCACGAAGGCACCATTTATCTCGGGAGCAACGACGGGACGCTGTACGCCCTGACCACCGAGAGCGGGGCGACGCGGTGGACCTACGACGCCGGGACGGCCCTCTCGACGGGCGCGCCCGCCGTCTCCGACGGCCGCGTCTACGTGGGCGACCGTTCGGGAACGCTCCACGCCGTCGCGGCAGGTAGCGGGACCGGCGACTGGACGCGGTCGGTCGCGGACGAGAAACTCTCCTCGCCCGTTGTCGCCGACGGCGCGGTGTACGTCGGGGCCGCCGACGGCACGGTAGCCGCCGTCGACGCTGGCGAGTCGACCGGCGAGCGGTGGGGGCGGACGCTCGGCGACGCGGTGCTGTACCCGCCGGTCGTGACCGGGGACGAGGTGTACGCCGCGACGGCCGCCGGTGACGTGGTCGCACTCGACGATTCGTCTGGCGGCGCGACGACGTGGACCGCCGAAGTGCCCGCGACGGGCGTCACCGGCGTCTCGCTGGCGCTCCACGGGGACACCCTCGTCGCCGCGACGGACGCCGGTTCGGTCCACGGTATCGACACCGACGGCACCGTCGCGTGGAGTACGGAAGTCGGTGGAACTGCCGTGTCCCCGCCTGCGCTCGCGTCGGGAACCGTCGTCGTCGGGACCGACGACGGCGGCGTGTACGCCCTCACCGGGCGCACGTCCGCGGCGGAGACGGGGACCGGAACGGCGACGACGACAGAGACCGCGACAGCGGCGGCAACCGCGACGGTCACGGCAACCGCGACGGAGACGACGACTGCGACGGCCACCGCAACCGCGACCCCAAGTGAGGATACCGGTGACAGTAGCGACGATAGCGGCAGTAGTAACACCGATAGCGACGACGTTGGTGGCGACGCCGGGGGAGGCGGTGGCTTCGTACCCGCAGGGGACACTGCTGCGTCGACGCCGGCGGCGACCGAGACACCGACGACGACAGCCACGCAGACGCCGACTCCGGCCGTGACGCCGACGGCAGTTCCGACGACAGCGGCGACCGAAGCGGTCACTACGGTGACGGAGACGGCCACGGCGACGCCGACGGCCACCGTCGTCCGGACCGTCGCCACGACGCAGTCGGCCGAATCAACCACCGTGGAACCCACCGCACGCGAGACGACGACGCCCACTCCGGCACCGCCGACCACCGCCGCCGACGGTCCCGGATTCACCGTCGGCGCGGCACTGCTCGCCGTTCTCCTGAGTCTCGCATTCGCCGGGCGGCGTTAGCTCACCACGGTTCGTTCTTCAGGCCCGCGACGTAGGCGACGACGTTCGTCACGACGTGTAACAGTGGCGTGACGACTAGAATCGCGACCAGCACCGGAAGCGTGAACGTCTGCACGAACCACGCCGGCGCGAGGACGAACGCGCAGGCCAGCGCCCCGACGACGAAGTCCAGTTGGTCGAGGCCGGGGAAGGCCGCGCCGCGTTCGCGGCCGCTCCGTCGCTTGAGGAACGACGCGCCGATGTCACCGAGCATCGCCCCGAACGCCAGTCCGACCCCCGCCAACAGCGGAAACTCGGAAAGCGGACGGCCGACGACGCCGCTCGCGACGCCAGCGACGGCCGACAGGCCCACCGCCACGGCCGTCCCGGCGAGCGTCCCGGCGAGCGTCCCGCGCCACGTCTTGCCGTCGCCGAGGACGCGACGCCCGCCCATCGTCCGGCCGCCGTCTATCGGTCGACCGCCGCCAGCCAGTACGGCCGCGTTGTTGGGCACGTACGCAGGTAGCATCACCCAGATAGCCGTCACGAGGACCCCAAATACGTCCATATCCGCCGCCTCACGCGCCGACGGCTTAATCGGTGTGGCTTCCGGCGGACACAGCGACGGACAGCGTATACTCGGAGCAACCTTCTTGCCGCACGGACGGCAAATATTACCTATGTTGCCGCCAGTCGCCAGTCGGTTCGTCGCCGGTGAGTCAGCCGCGACGGTCCTCGAACACGCCCGACAGTGCAACGAGGACGGTATCGGCGTCATCTGCAACCGACTCGGCGAACACTACCACGACCGCGCCCCCGCCGACGCCGACGCGGCGGCCTACGAGCGACTCGCCGCCGACATCGGCGCGAGCGACCTTCGCGCGTGTCTCTCGGTCAAACCCTCCCAGTTGGGCCTCCTCGTCGACGAGGACGTGTTTCGCGAGAACCTCGCGCGGGTGGTCGCGGCCGGGGCCGACCACGGCGTCTTCGTCTGGATGGATATGGAGGACCACACGACGACGGACCCGACGCTGGACGCGTTCGAGCACCACGCCCGCGAACGGGGTGGCGGCGTCGGCCTCTGTCTGCAGGCGAACCTCCGTCGAACGGCCGACGACCTGCGACGACTGGCCGACTGCCCCGGTAAGGTCCGACTCGTCAAGGGAGCGTACGACCCGCCGAACGACATCGCGTACCCCACCCAGTCGCGGGTGAACGAGGCGTACCGCGCCGACCTCGAATACGTGTTCCGCGAGTACGACGGCGGCATCGCCGTCGGCAGCCACGACCCCGAGATGCTGACGCTGGCGGCCGACCTCCACACGAAGTACGGGACGCCCTACGAGGTCCAGATGCTCATGGGCGTGCGCGAGACTGCCCAGCGCGACCTCGCGAGCGTCTGCGACGTGTGGCAGTACGCGCCCTACGGGTCGTCGTGGCCAGCCTACTTCTGGCGACGGGTCCTCGAACGGAAGGAGAACGCCCTGTTCGCGCTTCGGGCGCTCGCCAGCGGGTGAAAAGGGAAGGGCTGATAATCCGTCGCCGTCAGGACTCGGTATGGCCTCGTCCTCGTCGTGGAAGCGGGACTTCGCGAGCGGCCTCATCATCCTGTTGCCCTTCATCGTCACCCTCTACGTCATCGTCTACCTCTACGGCATTCTGGCGTCTGCGGCGTTTTTCATCCCGGCCATCGACTCCGAACTGCTGATGACCCTCGGCGTGCCAGCGGAGTTCGCCACCGCCCGCACCGTCGAGTTCGCGCGAGTGTTCATCGCCCTAATTCTGTTCATCCTCATCGTCTTCTCCGTCGGGTACCTGATGCGGACGGCGTTCGGCGACTTCGTCGAACGTACCCTCGACGACGCGATGAACCAAGTGCCCGGCCTCCGCGTGGTGTACAACGCCTCGAAAATGGCGGTCGAAACCGCCGTCTCGGGCACCGAAGAACTCCAGAAACCCGTCAAACTCGAAGTGTGGGACGGCCTCCGCATGACGGCGTTCAAAACCGGACAGACCACCGACGACGGCCGCGAAGTCCTCTTCCTGCCGACGGCCCCGAACATCACCACCGGCTACGTCATCGAAGTGAAACCGGACGACTACGAGGAGACGGACGAACGGGTCGAAGAAGCCCTGACGCGCATCCTGAGCGCCGGATTCGGCGACAACAACAAAGGCGAACAGCCGATTCCCATCGGCGGCGACGAGGATTAGGTCAGACGTAGCGGAACCACTCTTCGCGCTCGCCGGCCTCCAGTAAGTCGAAGAAGGCCGTCTGGAGTTCGTCGGTCACCGGTCCCTTCGTTCCGGCCCCGATTTCGTTGTCGTCGACGCTCCGAATCGGCGTCACCTCGGCGGCCGTGCCCGTGAAGAACAGTTCGTCGGCAGTGTACAGTTCGCCCCGCGAGATTGTCGCCTCGTCGTGGACGGTGTAGCCGCGCTCCTCGGCGAGTTCGATGGCCGTCTGTCGGGTAATCCCATCGAGGATGGATTCGGCGAGGCCGGTGGTGTAAATCTCGCCGTCGCGGACGAGGAAGATGTTTTCGCCCGGCCCCTCGGCGACGTTGCCCTCCTTGTTGAGGACGATGGCCTCGGTGTAGCCGTTGCTCTTCGCCTCCAGCGACGCGAGGACGCTGTTGACGTACGTGCCGGTGGTCTTGGCGTTGGTCGGAATCTGGCTGGAGGCGTACTTTCGCCACGAGGAGACGGCCACGTCCACACCGTCCTCCAAGGCCTCTTCGCCGAGATACGCGCCCCACGGCCAGACGGCGAGGCCGACCTGCACCGGAGACTGGCCGGGGTTCAGACCGAGCGGTCCGTAGCCGTAGAAGGCGATTGGGCGGATGTAACAGGACTGCAAGCCCTCGCGGCGGATGAGTTCCTCCGTCGCCTCGGTGAGTTCGTCTTTCTCGAAGGGAATCTCGATGTCGTAGACTTCGGCGGAGTCGTAGAAGCGGTCTAAGTGTTCTTCCCAGCGGAAGATGGCCGGACCTTCCGCCGTCTCGTAGCACCGGACGCCCTCGAAGACGCCCGTGCCGTAGTGCAGCGCGTGGGTCAGGAGGTGGACCTGTGCGTCCTCGAAGTCGACGAACTCGCCGTCGAGCCAAATCTCGTCGACGCCCTCGAACATCTCGGGACGGCCGCGCTCGCTCATCGTCCCCACCGCCCTGCCGTTGCGTGACTGGCGTCGATACCGACGGGTGCCTCGTCGTGTGTCATATCTACCCCATTGAAGTCCTTCGTTAAGAGTGTTGACGGTCCGTGGCGGCGGTTCACACTCCCGCCGCCACGGAGGCGCGATGCAGCAGGGTGGCGATAGCGTACTCGCCGACAGTCCACGAGTCAGTCGTCATCATCTTCGTCTTCGTCTCCATCGTCGCTGTCGTCATCATCTTCGTCTTCGTCTCCATCGTCGCTGTCGTCATCATCTTCGTCTTCGTCTCCATCGTCGCTGTCGTCATCATCTTCGTCTTCGTCTCCATCGTCGCTGTCGTCATCATCTTCGCCTTCGTCATCGTCGTCACTGTCGTCATCATCTTCGTCTGCCTCCCCATCGTCGTCGTCCGAATCGGTATCGCCGTCGCCGTCGTCACGTTCGTCGCCTTCGTCGTCGGACTCCTCCGACGGTTCGACGACGAATATTCCCTCCTCGTTCTCGTCCCCGGGCGTCTGCGCCTCCGCCCCGTCGTCAGTCGCGAACGGGTCGGCCGCCGACTCGCCGCTCTCGTTGGTCAGGAGCGCCTGACAGGAGGCCGTCGAAATCGTCAGCGACGCGTTGCGGTCCAGCGCCGTGCGGTCGTAGCGCTCGACGCCGTTGCCGGACGCGTTCGAGAGCAGTTGCCACCGGTCGACGCGGCCGTCGTAGTACCGCCCGAACAGCGCGGCCCGTTCGTTGAACGCCGGGTCGACCGTGACGGTGAACTCGTCGCCGAGGCCGGTGTAGACGCCGCCGTCAGTCGCGCCGTCCTGCCACGTCCAGTCGACGCGGGCCTCGCTCCCGTTGGTCGCCCAGCGGTCGTTGTTCCCCGGCGCGCGGTACTGGTCGTCTCTGACCGTCCACGTGCCGTTTTCGGGGAGGCCGCTGATGGCGAACGAGGCGGCCCCGCCGGTGGAGTTGGCGTTGCCCTCGTTCCCGTGGACGAAGACGACGCTCAGCGTGTCGTCCGCGCGCGTGGCCGTCCCGTTCGTGTCCGCGTAGAGGAACGCGAGACTCGTGTTCGCTCGCTGAAGGTCGGTCGTCCCTTCGGACCCGTAGGCCGACCCCGTCGTGTTGACGGAGGGATTGTCGGGGAAGGGGTTGCGGTAGTCGTAGAAGCGAAGCGCCGATTCGTCGCCGGTGACGGGCGTCACCTGCCCACAGCGGTCGCCGTTGACCGCAGTGTAGGTGGGCGTCTCGGCCGCCGTCTGCGGAGCGGCGACGCCGACCAACAGCGCCGTCGTGAGGGCCACGGCGACGACGAGAGCACCGAGTCGGACGACGCCGCCCCGGAGCGACGGAGAGTCGAACGTCATACCGGCCACAATCAGGAATTGACGTTTGTTATGGCGGGCGTATCGCGACGCCCGCGCGGACGGTCCTCGGTAGGCCAACCGTTGTCGGCGGGTTTCGTCCGCCCGCGCTCGGAATCCCGTTCAGGCGCTCCCGACCCTCACTCGGTCTCGTTCGCCGATTCGTTGGCTGGCGTCTCCGTCGCCGGGACGCTCTCGGGGTCGAGGATGTCGCTCTCGTTTTCGGTGCCGGTCTCCGCTGCGGTTTCCGTCTCGGTCGGCGTCGCCGACGGCGTCGACGTGCCGTTCTCGGCCGACTCGTTCGGGTTCGATTCGTTCTCGCTCGGCGTGCCGAAGAGGTCCGACTCGTTCACCGAGAGACCGTCGGCATCCGTCTGCTGACTGGCGTTCCCGCGCAGGTCCGCGCAGGACTGCGTAGTGATGACCATCGGTTCGGTCATGTTGAGTTGCGTGCGCGTCACGTCGGCGCTCTCGTTTTCGGTCGCGTTCGACACCACTTCCCAGCGGTCGACCGTGCCGTTGAAGTACTGGCCGAACAGCGCCGCTCGCTCGTTGAACGCCGGGCGAACGGTGACGGTGGCGTTGTCGGTCATGCCTTCGTACGCGCCGCCGTCGGTGGCGGCGTCGCCCCACGTCCAGTCGACGCGACTCCGGTTGGCGTCGACGAACCACGCGTCGTAGTTCGACTCACCCTCGTAGTCGTCGTCTCTGACGGCCCACGTCCCGTTCTCGGGGAGGCCGGTGATGTTGAACGAGGCTGACCCGCCCGCGGACGCGTCGTTACCCTCGTTGCCGTGGACGAACACGAGGCTCAGCGTGTCGTCGGCGGTGTCGGCCGTCCCGTTCGTGTCCGCGTACAGGAACACGATGCTCGTGTTGGCCCGCTGGAGGTCGGTCGTCCCCTCAGAGCCGTAGGCTTCCCCCGTCGTGTTGGCGTAGGGGTTGTCCGGAATCGGGATGCGGTAATCGTAGAACGTCCGGACGGACTCGTTGCCCCGAATCGGTGCCATCGGTGTACACTGCTCGCCCTGTACCGCGACGTAGGACTGGTTTCCGGCGACTTGGCTGGCGTTGCCCGCCTGATTGCCAGAGGTCTGTGCGCCGACGACGCCGGAGAACGGGACGGCGACGACGGCGAGGACGATTGCTATCGTCGCGAGTCGCCGTCCCGGACCAGCGTCCGAGTTGGAAGTCGATTCCATATCGGCCCACCGCTCCTGAGAGCGCATTTGTTATACCGAGGGTAGCGAAGCGTAAGCCCGGAGAACCCGACGGAGCGAACGCGAAAGCCCGACTTATCCGATTCAGCGGAGCGCAGAAACGAGACTCGCGCCCTCGACGTACACCAGTCCCTGCCGGTCGGCGTACGACCGGGCGGCCGCCGGGGAGAGCGCGGCCCCGGTTTCGTCGTCGAGCATCTCGCAGACGACGGCGGCGGGCGGTTGGTCGGCCGCGGCGGCGAGGGCGACACCGAACTCGGTGTGGCCCTCGCGGTCGGCCAAGAGGTCCGGCGCGGCCCGGAGCAAGTGGACGTGGCCGGGCGAGCGGAAGTCGGCGGCGAACGCCTCGGAGTCCGGGTCGGCGGCGGCCGCGCCGAGTTCGCGGATGGTCAGCGCGCGGTCCTCGTCGGTGATACCGGTGAACGTCTCGCGGTGGTTCACCGTAATCGAGAACGAGGAGCGCTCGTCGTAGCCGAGTTCGTGGTCGGCCGCCGTCGGGTGTTCGAGCACCTCCTGCATGAACGGGAGTTCGAGTTCGTCGGCGACGGCGTCCGAGAGAGCGAGACAGACGAGGCCGCCCGCGTCGTTGCGCATCCGAGCGACGGCCCCGGCGTCGACGCTCGCCGCGGGGTAGACGATGTCCGTCTCGCCCTCGCGGTCGGCGGCGTCGTGAATCAACACGGGTTCGCCGCGGGCGAAAGCGGCGACGGCGTCGGCCTTCGCCTCACTCCGAGACATGGACAGTCACCTCGTCGCCGTCTGCCAGTTCGAGCACGTCGCGGAGTTTCTCCGGTGCGATGACCTCCAGTTGTTCCTCGCCGTGGTGGGTCCGTTCGGGCGCGATGACGTGGGCGGGTTCGTACTCGCCGTCGCCGCTCTCGACGGACACCGGGTAGCAGTACGCCGGGCCGTAGGTGCGTTCGTCGTCCTCCCAGCCCTCGATGGTGACCGGTTCCAGCGCGCCGAGTCGCGCGCGCTTACGGACGCTGTCCTCGGTGAGTTCGACGTTCAACGTTCCCGCGTAGGGTTCGTACCCCAGTCGGTCGATGAACTGCTCCATGTAGCCCGGAAGCGTGATGTAGTGTCGCCCCTCGCCCATGCCCGAGGTGACGATGCCGCGCAGGTCGACGCTGGCGTCGGTCTCGAAGATACGACGGTAGTCAGCGTATTCGGACTGCAGTCGGTGTTCGCCAGCCGCGGTGATGCGGACGTCCTGCCCGTCGCTGACCATCGTCCGTTCGAGGAGTCCGGCGTCGTCGAGGCGCTGGAGGCGTCGGGACGCCGTCTGGTTCGACGCGTCCAGTCGCGCTGCCAACTCCCCGCAGGAGACGCGGGTCGGTTCGTCCAACGCCCCGTCGAGCGCGAGCAGTTTCAGCGTCGCGAGTTCGTCGCGACCCACCGCCTGTCCCGTTGACTCAGCCATGGGCCGACCTATGCGGCCGATTCGGATAAGCATACCGAACGTGAGATGCATTCCAGAACTGGAACGGTGGAGAACGGAGCGGCAGTTGTTCCGTATCGTCCCTGCGGACGCCAGCGGTGTCAGTCTTTGCGTTTCCGACTGTAGACAGGTGATGCCCATCGATAGCGCCGTATTTCGTCCGATATTCAGATATTGTCGAGCTTAGTTCATATCTAACGCCATATTTGACATAGATAGTAATAAAGAACGCCAATATGTCCACATATATCGGTTGAGCTTGTTTTTATATCTGTGAAATCGCCATCAAACATGCAGATATGCATATATGGAGGTAGTAAATAGGGAGATTTTACAGTCGCGTACAGAACTCGCACATTCCCGAGTAGGTTGTGCCGAAATACACACATCACGAACTCAATGGAGGCAGACTATTCCAGCGGCGAACGGTCCGCTCGACTGCAGAACTATGGCCCTCGACAGCATCTGTTCACACGTGGCGACGCCGACCTTCGGGTACATCGTCGCCGCAGGCCTCGAACAGGCAATTCACTACGTCGAGTCGGTGTGGTTCGACGCGGCCGTGTTCGCGTATCTGGTCGACCGCGACGGCGGTAATCGGCGGCCACCGGCGAGCGCGTAGTTGCAGGAACGCTAACATATCGTGTGGTCGTACCTCCGGTATGGCATCGACAGACACGCTCGTCTCGATACCGGTCGACGGCGTCGAACTCGAAGGCGAACTCGTGATTCCACCCGAAGCCAGGGGTATCGTCGTCTTCGCCCACGGAAGCGGGAGCAGTCGAAAGAGCCCCCGCAACACCTTCGTCGCGGAGGTGTTGGCGCGACACGGCCTCGGGACGCTCCTGTTCGACCTGCTGACCGAGGCGGAGGATCAGACCCGCGAGACCCGCTTCGACATCGACCTGCTCACCGAGCGACTGCTCGCGGCGACGGAGTGGCTTCGTGAGCGACCCGACACCGAAACCCTGTCCCTCGGCTACTTCGGCGCGAGTACCGGCGCGGCCGCGGCGCTCCGGGCCGCCGCCCGGCGCGACGACGTGGCCGCCGTCGTCTCGCGAGGTGGCCGGGTCGACCTCGCGAGCGAGCAGTTGCCCGCGGTGGCCGCCGCGACGCTGTTCGTCGTCGGCGGCGCGGACACGCAGGTGCTGGCGCTCAACCGCGAGGCGTACGCGGCGTTGTCCGGACCGAAGGACCTGCAGGTCGTCGCGGGGGCGGGCCACCTCTTCGACGGCCCCGGTGAACTGGAAGCGGTGGCCGACCTCGCGGCGTCGTGGTTCGAGCGCCAGCTGGGGTGAGAGCCTTCCAGAGACCGGTCGGATGGCCCAATCGTTCTTGATGCGTGCCCGCGTAGGGACAGGTATGGCAGCGAGCGACAGAACGCAACTCCGGCGCGTCCGCGAACAACTCGACGGCTGGACTTACGCGGCACGCGACAGCGCCTACGCCGACCTCTTCGAGGGGGCGTCCGCGGTACTGACCGACGAGGAACTCGCCCTCCTCGACAGAATCGACGCCGACATGGTCCGGCGGACCGGCGACGGCCTCTGGAACGCCGACGAGTACGG
This window encodes:
- a CDS encoding PQQ-binding-like beta-propeller repeat protein; its protein translation is MVEHSGVAVFVLAVAVLLVTAPLAAGTGAAGWSSFAGDDQNTGTAAGLGTLGETTVSWQDSPGGDVVGSAVIHKGEAIVASGSTVVANSLDDGTRQWSADAGGQVYGSLAVAHGVVFATTADGVTAFDATDGSQRWTRSLSGDVFGSPTTHEGTIYLGSNDGTLYALTTESGATRWTYDAGTALSTGAPAVSDGRVYVGDRSGTLHAVAAGSGTGDWTRSVADEKLSSPVVADGAVYVGAADGTVAAVDAGESTGERWGRTLGDAVLYPPVVTGDEVYAATAAGDVVALDDSSGGATTWTAEVPATGVTGVSLALHGDTLVAATDAGSVHGIDTDGTVAWSTEVGGTAVSPPALASGTVVVGTDDGGVYALTGRTSAAETGTGTATTTETATAAATATVTATATETTTATATATATPSEDTGDSSDDSGSSNTDSDDVGGDAGGGGGFVPAGDTAASTPAATETPTTTATQTPTPAVTPTAVPTTAATEAVTTVTETATATPTATVVRTVATTQSAESTTVEPTARETTTPTPAPPTTAADGPGFTVGAALLAVLLSLAFAGRR
- a CDS encoding CDP-2,3-bis-(O-geranylgeranyl)-sn-glycerol synthase, producing the protein MDVFGVLVTAIWVMLPAYVPNNAAVLAGGGRPIDGGRTMGGRRVLGDGKTWRGTLAGTLAGTAVAVGLSAVAGVASGVVGRPLSEFPLLAGVGLAFGAMLGDIGASFLKRRSGRERGAAFPGLDQLDFVVGALACAFVLAPAWFVQTFTLPVLVAILVVTPLLHVVTNVVAYVAGLKNEPW
- a CDS encoding proline dehydrogenase family protein, which encodes MLPPVASRFVAGESAATVLEHARQCNEDGIGVICNRLGEHYHDRAPADADAAAYERLAADIGASDLRACLSVKPSQLGLLVDEDVFRENLARVVAAGADHGVFVWMDMEDHTTTDPTLDAFEHHARERGGGVGLCLQANLRRTADDLRRLADCPGKVRLVKGAYDPPNDIAYPTQSRVNEAYRADLEYVFREYDGGIAVGSHDPEMLTLAADLHTKYGTPYEVQMLMGVRETAQRDLASVCDVWQYAPYGSSWPAYFWRRVLERKENALFALRALASG
- a CDS encoding DUF502 domain-containing protein; this translates as MASSSSWKRDFASGLIILLPFIVTLYVIVYLYGILASAAFFIPAIDSELLMTLGVPAEFATARTVEFARVFIALILFILIVFSVGYLMRTAFGDFVERTLDDAMNQVPGLRVVYNASKMAVETAVSGTEELQKPVKLEVWDGLRMTAFKTGQTTDDGREVLFLPTAPNITTGYVIEVKPDDYEETDERVEEALTRILSAGFGDNNKGEQPIPIGGDED
- a CDS encoding branched-chain amino acid transaminase, which encodes MSERGRPEMFEGVDEIWLDGEFVDFEDAQVHLLTHALHYGTGVFEGVRCYETAEGPAIFRWEEHLDRFYDSAEVYDIEIPFEKDELTEATEELIRREGLQSCYIRPIAFYGYGPLGLNPGQSPVQVGLAVWPWGAYLGEEALEDGVDVAVSSWRKYASSQIPTNAKTTGTYVNSVLASLEAKSNGYTEAIVLNKEGNVAEGPGENIFLVRDGEIYTTGLAESILDGITRQTAIELAEERGYTVHDEATISRGELYTADELFFTGTAAEVTPIRSVDDNEIGAGTKGPVTDELQTAFFDLLEAGEREEWFRYV
- the ribB gene encoding 3,4-dihydroxy-2-butanone-4-phosphate synthase, producing the protein MSRSEAKADAVAAFARGEPVLIHDAADREGETDIVYPAASVDAGAVARMRNDAGGLVCLALSDAVADELELPFMQEVLEHPTAADHELGYDERSSFSITVNHRETFTGITDEDRALTIRELGAAAADPDSEAFAADFRSPGHVHLLRAAPDLLADREGHTEFGVALAAAADQPPAAVVCEMLDDETGAALSPAAARSYADRQGLVYVEGASLVSALR
- a CDS encoding DUF120 domain-containing protein codes for the protein MAESTGQAVGRDELATLKLLALDGALDEPTRVSCGELAARLDASNQTASRRLQRLDDAGLLERTMVSDGQDVRITAAGEHRLQSEYADYRRIFETDASVDLRGIVTSGMGEGRHYITLPGYMEQFIDRLGYEPYAGTLNVELTEDSVRKRARLGALEPVTIEGWEDDERTYGPAYCYPVSVESGDGEYEPAHVIAPERTHHGEEQLEVIAPEKLRDVLELADGDEVTVHVSE
- a CDS encoding dienelactone hydrolase family protein, which gives rise to MASTDTLVSIPVDGVELEGELVIPPEARGIVVFAHGSGSSRKSPRNTFVAEVLARHGLGTLLFDLLTEAEDQTRETRFDIDLLTERLLAATEWLRERPDTETLSLGYFGASTGAAAALRAAARRDDVAAVVSRGGRVDLASEQLPAVAAATLFVVGGADTQVLALNREAYAALSGPKDLQVVAGAGHLFDGPGELEAVADLAASWFERQLG